A region of Sphingobium baderi DNA encodes the following proteins:
- the hisF gene encoding imidazole glycerol phosphate synthase subunit HisF, which produces MTVRTRVIPCLDVANGRVVKGVNFVDLRDAGDPVEQAKVYDAAGADELCFLDITATQEARGTILDVVRRTAEVCFMPVTVGGGVRSPEDARALLLAGADKVAVNSAAVARPELVADIADRFGSQCVVGSVDARRVGEDRWEIFTHGGRKPTGIDALEHAIRLAELGAGELLVTSMDGDGTRQGYDLALTRAIADAVSVPVIASGGVGTLDHLVEGVIEGHASAVLAASIFHFGQHTVAEAHRALAAAGVPVRAA; this is translated from the coding sequence ATGACCGTCCGCACACGCGTCATTCCCTGTCTCGACGTCGCCAATGGCCGGGTGGTCAAGGGCGTCAACTTCGTCGACCTGCGCGATGCGGGCGATCCGGTCGAGCAGGCCAAGGTCTATGACGCGGCGGGCGCGGACGAACTCTGCTTCCTCGACATCACCGCCACGCAGGAGGCGCGCGGCACCATATTGGATGTGGTGCGCCGCACCGCCGAGGTCTGCTTCATGCCCGTCACCGTGGGCGGCGGCGTCCGCAGCCCGGAAGATGCGCGCGCGCTGCTGCTCGCGGGGGCGGACAAGGTCGCGGTGAACAGCGCTGCCGTCGCCCGGCCCGAACTGGTCGCCGACATCGCCGACCGCTTCGGCAGTCAGTGCGTCGTTGGATCGGTCGATGCGCGGCGCGTGGGCGAGGACCGTTGGGAAATCTTCACCCATGGCGGACGCAAGCCGACCGGCATCGACGCGCTGGAGCACGCCATCCGCCTTGCCGAACTGGGCGCGGGCGAACTTCTCGTCACGTCGATGGACGGGGACGGGACGCGTCAGGGCTATGACCTTGCCCTTACCCGCGCCATTGCCGATGCCGTGTCGGTGCCGGTGATCGCCAGCGGCGGCGTGGGCACGCTCGACCATCTGGTCGAAGGCGTGATCGAGGGCCATGCGAGCGCGGTGCTGGCCGCCTCCATCTTCCATTTCGGGCAGCACACGGTTGCAGAGGCCCACCGCGCGCTGGCGGCGGCGGGCGTGCCGGTGCGCGCCGCCTGA
- the hisB gene encoding imidazoleglycerol-phosphate dehydratase HisB translates to MRRAEIHRNTAETQIDVTVNLDGTGIYSVSTGIGFLDHMIEQLSRHSLIDLDVKTVGDLHVDQHHTTEDTAIAIGEAVAKALGDKRGISRYGTAYAPMDETLTRVSLDISGRPWLVFKAPFSVQRLGEWDTELIEHWFQSFAQAAGITLHVENLYGANNHHVVESCFKGLARALRQAVEIDQRKADAIPSTKGIL, encoded by the coding sequence ATGCGTAGGGCCGAGATTCATCGCAACACTGCGGAAACGCAGATCGACGTCACCGTCAACCTGGACGGCACGGGCATCTATTCCGTTTCGACGGGCATCGGCTTCCTCGATCATATGATCGAGCAATTGTCGCGCCACTCGCTGATCGACCTGGACGTCAAGACGGTCGGCGACCTGCATGTAGACCAGCATCACACGACCGAGGACACCGCTATCGCCATCGGTGAAGCGGTCGCCAAGGCGCTGGGCGACAAGCGCGGCATCTCCCGCTACGGCACGGCCTATGCGCCTATGGACGAGACGCTGACGCGCGTGTCGCTGGACATTTCGGGCCGTCCCTGGCTGGTGTTCAAGGCGCCCTTCTCCGTACAGCGGCTGGGCGAATGGGATACCGAGCTGATCGAGCATTGGTTCCAAAGCTTCGCGCAGGCGGCGGGGATCACGCTGCATGTCGAAAATCTCTATGGCGCCAACAACCACCATGTCGTCGAAAGCTGCTTCAAGGGGCTGGCGCGGGCGCTGCGGCAAGCGGTGGAGATCGACCAGCGCAAGGCCGACGCCATCCCGTCGACCAAGGGGATATTGTGA
- the gmk gene encoding guanylate kinase has protein sequence MADDIPTETPDFKRRGVLFVLSSPSGAGKSTIARKLLAAEPDLAMSVSATTRPMRPGEVDGKDYHFVDLEEFRRMTADHEFLEWAHVFGQRYGTPRAPVEAMLKSGRDVLFDIDWQGAQQLHQIAGGDVVRIFILPPSMEELERRLRGRATDSEAVIAGRMERAAGEIAHWDGYDYVLCNVDAEECFQRVQTILHAERMKRSRQTGLIGFIRRLSRYHQDD, from the coding sequence ATGGCCGACGACATTCCGACCGAAACGCCCGATTTCAAGCGCCGTGGCGTTCTCTTCGTACTCTCTTCGCCTTCGGGCGCGGGCAAGTCCACCATCGCGCGCAAATTGCTGGCGGCAGAGCCGGACCTGGCCATGTCGGTGTCCGCCACGACCCGCCCGATGCGGCCGGGCGAAGTGGATGGCAAGGATTATCACTTCGTCGATCTGGAGGAATTTCGCCGGATGACGGCGGATCATGAGTTCCTCGAATGGGCGCATGTCTTCGGCCAGCGTTACGGCACGCCCCGCGCGCCGGTGGAGGCGATGCTCAAGAGCGGCCGCGACGTGCTGTTCGACATCGACTGGCAGGGCGCGCAGCAATTGCACCAGATCGCGGGCGGCGATGTGGTGCGTATCTTCATCCTGCCTCCCTCTATGGAGGAACTGGAGCGCCGCCTGCGCGGCCGCGCTACCGACAGCGAGGCAGTGATCGCAGGCCGCATGGAGCGCGCCGCCGGAGAGATCGCGCACTGGGATGGCTATGATTATGTGCTCTGCAACGTCGATGCGGAGGAATGTTTCCAGCGCGTCCAGACCATCCTCCACGCCGAGCGCATGAAGCGTAGCCGTCAGACTGGCCTCATCGGCTTCATCCGCCGCCTCAGCCGCTATCATCAGGACGATTGA
- the fumC gene encoding class II fumarate hydratase, with protein sequence MAETRTETDSIGAIEVPAAAYWGAQTQRSIENFPFGDSERMPIGIVHALAIVKQAAARVNRKHGLDAKLADAIEIAAAEVVEGKLDDQFPLVIWQTGSGTQSNMNVNEVIAGRANEILTGTRGGKAPVHPNDHVNMSQSSNDSFPTAMHIAAALAATRALLPALERLEGALLAKAKAWDRIVKIGRTHLQDATPLTLGQEFSGYVAQLRLARTRTMPLVEHGLTKLAQGGTAVGTGLNTPPGFAEDVAAEIAALTGLPFETAPNKFEALASHDTLVDFSGRLNSIAVAVTKIANDIRLLGSGPRSGLGELDLPANEPGSSIMPGKVNPTQCEMLTMVAAQVIGNHQAVTVGGLQGHLELNVFKPLIGAAVLRSIHLLAVGMDSFAERCVEGLEANAKRIAELVDRSLMLVTALAPEIGYDNAAKIAKHAHVEGLTLKQAGLALGLVDEATFDRLVRPENMV encoded by the coding sequence ATGGCCGAAACCCGCACCGAAACCGACTCGATTGGCGCGATCGAGGTGCCCGCCGCCGCCTATTGGGGAGCACAGACTCAGCGGAGCATTGAGAACTTCCCCTTCGGCGATAGCGAGCGGATGCCCATCGGCATCGTCCACGCCCTCGCCATCGTGAAGCAGGCGGCGGCGCGGGTGAACCGGAAGCATGGGCTGGATGCGAAGCTCGCCGACGCCATCGAAATCGCTGCCGCCGAAGTCGTGGAGGGCAAGTTGGATGATCAGTTCCCGCTCGTCATCTGGCAGACGGGCAGCGGCACGCAGTCCAACATGAACGTCAATGAAGTGATCGCGGGCCGTGCGAACGAAATCCTGACCGGCACGCGGGGCGGCAAAGCGCCGGTTCACCCCAACGACCATGTGAACATGAGCCAGTCGTCCAACGACAGCTTCCCCACCGCCATGCATATCGCCGCCGCGCTGGCCGCGACCCGCGCGCTGCTTCCCGCGCTCGAACGGCTCGAAGGCGCATTGCTCGCAAAAGCCAAGGCATGGGACCGCATCGTCAAGATCGGCCGCACCCATCTGCAGGACGCGACGCCGCTGACGCTGGGGCAGGAATTTTCCGGCTATGTTGCCCAGCTCCGCCTTGCCCGCACCCGCACCATGCCGCTGGTCGAACATGGCCTCACCAAGCTGGCGCAGGGCGGCACGGCGGTCGGCACCGGCCTCAACACGCCCCCCGGCTTCGCCGAGGATGTAGCAGCGGAAATCGCGGCGCTCACCGGCCTTCCGTTCGAAACCGCGCCCAACAAGTTCGAGGCGCTGGCGAGCCATGACACGCTGGTCGACTTTTCCGGCCGCCTCAACAGCATCGCCGTCGCGGTGACAAAGATCGCCAACGACATCCGCCTGCTGGGCAGCGGTCCGCGTTCGGGCCTTGGCGAACTGGACTTGCCCGCCAATGAACCGGGCAGCTCGATCATGCCAGGCAAAGTCAACCCGACCCAGTGTGAGATGCTGACGATGGTGGCCGCTCAGGTCATCGGCAATCATCAGGCGGTGACGGTCGGCGGCCTGCAAGGGCATCTCGAACTTAACGTGTTCAAGCCGCTGATCGGCGCGGCGGTGCTGCGGTCCATCCATCTCCTCGCCGTCGGCATGGATAGCTTTGCCGAACGCTGCGTCGAAGGGCTGGAGGCGAATGCAAAGCGCATCGCCGAACTGGTCGACCGATCGTTGATGCTGGTGACGGCCCTGGCGCCGGAGATCGGCTATGACAATGCCGCGAAGATCGCCAAGCATGCCCATGTCGAAGGATTGACGCTCAAGCAGGCGGGTCTCGCGCTGGGACTGGTCGATGAAGCGACCTTCGACCGGCTCGTGCGTCCTGAAAATATGGTCTGA
- a CDS encoding DUF2585 domain-containing protein, with protein MKRKRNRSRRGYALAGLIALAACAMLFLMGRPPICACGTVELWHGAIDSGNSQHLSDWYSLSHIIHGFLFYLAAWALMRRQPRGMRFAAAVAVESLWEILENSPVIIDRYRTATIALGYSGDSILNSMSDIGMMALGFAFAARAPVWLTVLAGIGFELLALWVIRDNLTLNVLMLVWPVEAVKAWQSAF; from the coding sequence TTGAAGCGCAAACGGAACCGCAGCCGCCGGGGCTACGCCCTTGCCGGGCTGATCGCGCTGGCGGCCTGCGCGATGCTGTTCCTGATGGGACGACCGCCGATCTGCGCCTGCGGCACGGTAGAATTATGGCATGGCGCGATTGACAGCGGCAACAGCCAGCACCTCTCCGACTGGTATAGTCTGAGCCATATCATCCACGGATTTTTATTCTATCTGGCGGCGTGGGCGCTGATGCGGCGGCAGCCCAGGGGGATGCGCTTCGCGGCGGCGGTGGCGGTCGAATCGCTGTGGGAGATATTGGAAAATTCGCCGGTCATCATCGACCGATACCGCACGGCGACCATCGCGCTCGGCTATTCGGGTGACAGCATCCTCAATTCGATGAGCGACATCGGGATGATGGCGCTGGGCTTCGCCTTTGCCGCGCGGGCGCCGGTTTGGCTGACGGTGCTGGCCGGCATCGGGTTCGAGCTGTTGGCGCTGTGGGTGATCCGCGACAATCTGACGCTTAACGTGCTGATGCTGGTCTGGCCGGTCGAGGCGGTGAAGGCCTGGCAGTCGGCATTCTAG
- a CDS encoding ATP12 family chaperone protein has protein sequence MRRFYKDAAIVPGDAGFEIQLDGRPVRTPARALLSLPNAALAQAVAEEWRRQGDSIDPRAMPFTGLANAAIDQIAPAREAFAAGVARYAETDLLCYRAEGPDRLVARQAAAWNPLLDWARTRYDVTFRVTQGIIHIAQPPETLERLATTVAAFDPFTLAGLSTLVTLSGSLVCGLAVVDGAHDPKAVWAAAEIDEAWQVEQWGEDAEAAARTDLRREQFSTNCAFCALTRA, from the coding sequence ATGAGGCGCTTCTACAAGGATGCCGCCATCGTTCCGGGCGATGCGGGCTTCGAAATTCAGCTGGACGGCCGCCCTGTAAGGACGCCCGCCCGCGCCCTTCTGTCGCTGCCCAATGCCGCGCTGGCGCAGGCGGTGGCGGAGGAATGGCGCCGGCAGGGCGACAGCATCGACCCGCGCGCTATGCCCTTTACCGGGCTGGCTAATGCGGCCATCGACCAGATCGCGCCCGCTCGCGAAGCCTTTGCCGCCGGTGTCGCCCGCTATGCCGAAACGGACCTGCTCTGCTATCGCGCGGAGGGACCGGATAGGCTGGTCGCGCGGCAGGCAGCGGCCTGGAATCCGCTGCTGGATTGGGCGCGGACGCGCTATGACGTGACCTTTCGCGTGACGCAGGGGATCATCCATATCGCGCAACCACCCGAAACGCTGGAGCGGCTCGCGACAACCGTTGCGGCGTTCGATCCCTTCACGCTGGCGGGCCTTTCGACGCTGGTGACGCTCAGCGGATCGCTGGTCTGCGGGCTGGCGGTGGTGGATGGCGCGCACGATCCCAAAGCCGTCTGGGCGGCGGCGGAGATCGATGAAGCCTGGCAGGTCGAGCAATGGGGCGAGGATGCCGAAGCCGCCGCCCGCACTGATCTTCGTCGGGAACAATTTTCCACGAACTGCGCCTTTTGCGCGTTGACGCGAGCCTGA
- the hisA gene encoding 1-(5-phosphoribosyl)-5-[(5-phosphoribosylamino)methylideneamino]imidazole-4-carboxamide isomerase, translating to MSLIVFPAIDLKGGQVVRLAEGDMNRATIYGDNPAAQALLFAQAGAQHLHVVDLDGSFAGHAVNAEAVEKIVEAFPGHVQLGGGIRNREAVERWFDLGVSRIVIGTAALKDPDFVKAAARDFPGGIVVAVDARDGFVATDGWAEKSDMPVADLARRFEDAGVASLLFTDVGRDGLLKGCNIDATVDLARATDIPVIASGGVAGIADIRVLSLHADEGIEGVITGRALYDGRLDLKAALAVAQAAA from the coding sequence ATGAGCCTGATCGTCTTTCCCGCCATCGACCTCAAGGGCGGACAAGTCGTCCGCCTGGCCGAAGGCGACATGAACCGCGCCACCATTTATGGTGACAATCCCGCCGCACAGGCGCTGCTGTTCGCGCAGGCAGGCGCGCAGCATCTGCATGTGGTCGATCTGGACGGCAGCTTCGCGGGCCATGCGGTCAATGCCGAAGCGGTGGAGAAGATCGTCGAAGCCTTTCCCGGCCATGTGCAGCTGGGCGGGGGCATCCGCAACCGGGAAGCGGTGGAACGCTGGTTCGATCTGGGCGTGTCGCGCATCGTCATCGGCACGGCGGCGCTGAAAGACCCGGACTTCGTCAAGGCGGCGGCGCGTGATTTCCCCGGCGGCATCGTCGTCGCGGTCGATGCGCGCGATGGCTTCGTCGCGACGGACGGCTGGGCGGAAAAGTCGGACATGCCGGTAGCGGACCTCGCCCGCCGGTTCGAGGATGCAGGCGTCGCCAGCCTGCTTTTCACCGATGTTGGGCGCGACGGGCTGCTCAAGGGCTGCAATATCGACGCGACCGTGGACCTTGCCCGCGCCACCGATATTCCGGTGATCGCCAGTGGCGGGGTCGCGGGGATCGCGGACATTCGCGTGCTGAGCCTCCACGCCGATGAAGGGATTGAGGGCGTCATCACCGGACGAGCGCTTTATGACGGGCGGCTGGACCTGAAAGCCGCGCTGGCGGTGGCGCAGGCGGCGGCGTGA
- a CDS encoding murein L,D-transpeptidase catalytic domain family protein, with translation MDRRSFTKFALSGLALSFLSDSIGKAAAPEGLLPKNPPPAPVPAAPRTVSFAGKPYARLLEKAKAALDSHAHAFTLRDRIAIADFNAPSRDLRLHVVDLIGGQSSSYLVAHGRGSDPGHSGWLQSFSNEPNSLASSSGAYRTSDIYYGQHGQAMRLIGLDPTNNNAENRAIVIHGADYVSEEHIAAWGKCGRSEGCLAVARHMLPQLVGLLGPDRMVYADKIIVTGA, from the coding sequence ATGGATCGCCGCAGTTTTACAAAGTTCGCTTTAAGCGGACTGGCCTTATCGTTTCTTTCCGACAGCATCGGCAAAGCCGCCGCGCCGGAAGGCCTTCTTCCCAAAAACCCGCCGCCAGCGCCGGTTCCTGCCGCGCCGCGCACCGTTTCCTTCGCGGGCAAGCCCTATGCGCGCCTGCTGGAAAAGGCGAAGGCCGCGCTGGACAGCCATGCTCACGCCTTCACCCTGCGCGACCGAATCGCTATCGCCGATTTCAACGCGCCCTCGCGCGATCTGCGCCTGCATGTGGTGGACCTGATCGGCGGGCAATCCAGTTCCTATCTGGTCGCCCATGGCCGCGGTTCGGACCCCGGCCATTCAGGATGGCTCCAAAGCTTTTCCAACGAGCCCAATTCACTGGCCAGTTCGTCGGGCGCCTATCGGACGAGCGACATTTATTACGGCCAGCATGGGCAGGCGATGCGCCTCATCGGCCTCGACCCGACCAACAACAATGCGGAAAATCGCGCTATCGTCATCCATGGCGCGGATTATGTGAGCGAAGAACACATCGCCGCCTGGGGCAAATGCGGGCGCAGCGAAGGTTGCCTGGCGGTGGCGCGGCACATGCTGCCGCAGCTTGTCGGCCTGCTGGGGCCCGACCGCATGGTCTATGCGGACAAGATCATCGTGACAGGCGCTTAG
- a CDS encoding acyltransferase family protein — MTDSHAPVESAIPVAPHTKRERQLWMDLLRGLAILLVVAFHSVTILERHAYTAAPWMRDFNQLFVLYRMPTLVFLSGLLLAGSFGKGIVLYLLGKGRRIFWPLLVWTLIYALVIGPMVDGPVQLLKYLSGQSYLWFLTFILIYYLAAIPLRRLSPLLVAAVAFGIAILAPDGSKNGERLFYLMAFFFLGSWVGGHWALWMRVVRSRAALLGWIVIVGASAAAVVYELHYGPLYAVPALCFIIAVSATAFWIQAARWCAPLIFMGQHSLIFYVSHFPTIYIVMGFCRGLGVKQAEVATMVAFPVALLVGLLLVLASRASWVVDLLFVAPAPPQRVVGALQAVEKRLAFV, encoded by the coding sequence ATGACCGATTCTCACGCCCCGGTCGAAAGCGCCATCCCTGTCGCCCCCCACACCAAGCGGGAACGGCAACTATGGATGGATCTGCTCCGGGGTCTGGCGATCCTGCTGGTCGTCGCCTTCCATTCGGTGACCATATTGGAACGGCACGCTTACACCGCCGCGCCATGGATGCGCGATTTCAACCAGTTATTCGTCCTCTATCGCATGCCGACGCTGGTATTCCTGTCCGGCCTGCTGCTGGCGGGATCGTTCGGCAAGGGGATCGTGCTCTATCTGCTGGGGAAGGGGCGGCGGATATTCTGGCCGCTGCTGGTCTGGACGCTCATCTATGCGCTAGTCATCGGGCCGATGGTGGATGGACCGGTGCAACTGCTCAAATATCTGTCCGGCCAATCCTATCTCTGGTTCCTGACCTTCATCCTCATTTATTATCTGGCGGCCATTCCGCTGCGCCGCCTGTCGCCGCTGCTGGTCGCGGCGGTTGCCTTCGGCATTGCGATCCTCGCGCCCGATGGCAGCAAGAATGGCGAGCGGCTCTTCTACCTCATGGCCTTCTTCTTCCTCGGCTCATGGGTGGGCGGCCATTGGGCGTTGTGGATGCGCGTCGTGCGTTCGCGCGCGGCGCTGCTGGGATGGATTGTCATCGTCGGGGCGTCGGCAGCCGCCGTCGTCTATGAGCTTCACTATGGTCCGCTTTACGCTGTTCCCGCGCTCTGCTTCATCATCGCGGTCAGCGCCACGGCCTTCTGGATACAGGCCGCCCGCTGGTGCGCGCCGCTGATCTTCATGGGCCAGCATTCGCTGATCTTCTATGTCTCGCACTTTCCGACCATCTATATCGTCATGGGATTTTGCCGCGGGCTGGGCGTGAAGCAGGCGGAAGTCGCGACGATGGTGGCCTTTCCCGTCGCATTGCTGGTGGGGCTGCTGCTTGTGCTGGCTTCGCGCGCGAGCTGGGTCGTCGATCTGCTGTTCGTCGCGCCCGCGCCGCCGCAGCGTGTGGTCGGGGCGTTGCAGGCGGTCGAAAAACGGCTGGCTTTCGTCTAG
- a CDS encoding L,D-transpeptidase family protein, giving the protein MNRPDLIRFSGVALLAFAAMPAVAQQSAPTSILPPAVTPALPAAPAPVAPPAIVTPPPLPLPPMSAAQEKWLNDWLRRGAAEGLMAKSKASAALTGDALLSATLDRARALSTGRVDTADFLNIWALRPAPFDPRPSLATAIAEDRLPQWAASLTPPYSGYDGLRKGLVAYERIRDDGGWPKLSADASPDAIRKRLAIEDKAVTPGEKLVDALQRAQRRYGLNPTGQLGARTLAELNVPVEDRIAAIMANMERWRWMPRTLPVNRVQVNIAAAVLTMFEGDQPVKSMRAVTGSPTNQTPMLSSSIHSIVVNPPWNVPASIAKKELFPKGRATLLKQGYKIIGTPEGGQRIVQPAGPNSALGRLKFDFNNPFAVYLHDTPARAKFQSYDRLASHGCIRLEKPVPLAEMMVTGDPKLAGQIQTLIDEGKTQRVSLPQQVAVYLLYWTAFPGSDGVMNFRSDPYGWDKLLAQKIEASSRRVDPTTDHSTAIASKD; this is encoded by the coding sequence ATGAACCGTCCCGATCTGATCCGCTTTTCCGGCGTGGCGTTGCTGGCTTTCGCCGCCATGCCCGCTGTCGCGCAGCAAAGCGCCCCAACCTCCATCCTGCCCCCGGCAGTGACGCCGGCGCTGCCTGCTGCTCCGGCGCCTGTAGCGCCACCCGCCATAGTGACGCCCCCGCCCCTTCCGCTGCCGCCGATGTCGGCTGCACAGGAAAAATGGCTCAACGACTGGCTTCGCAGGGGCGCGGCCGAAGGTCTGATGGCAAAAAGCAAGGCCAGCGCGGCGCTGACCGGCGATGCGTTGCTTTCCGCCACGCTGGACCGGGCGCGGGCGCTCAGCACCGGGCGCGTAGACACCGCCGACTTCCTCAATATCTGGGCCTTGCGCCCCGCGCCCTTCGATCCCCGCCCGTCCCTGGCGACGGCGATCGCGGAGGACCGGCTGCCGCAATGGGCCGCCAGCCTGACGCCGCCCTATTCGGGCTATGACGGCCTTCGCAAGGGGTTGGTCGCTTATGAACGCATCCGCGACGATGGCGGTTGGCCGAAACTGAGCGCGGATGCGTCGCCCGATGCGATCCGCAAGCGCCTCGCCATCGAGGACAAGGCCGTGACGCCCGGTGAAAAGCTGGTGGACGCGCTTCAGCGCGCCCAGCGGCGCTATGGTCTCAATCCCACGGGCCAGCTTGGCGCGCGGACGCTCGCTGAACTCAACGTGCCGGTGGAGGACCGCATCGCCGCGATCATGGCGAATATGGAACGCTGGCGCTGGATGCCGCGCACCCTGCCAGTCAACCGGGTTCAGGTGAACATCGCGGCCGCCGTGCTCACCATGTTCGAAGGCGATCAGCCGGTGAAGTCGATGCGCGCCGTCACCGGCAGCCCGACCAACCAGACGCCGATGCTGTCGTCCAGCATCCATTCGATCGTCGTCAATCCACCGTGGAACGTTCCGGCCTCCATCGCCAAGAAGGAACTGTTCCCCAAGGGCCGCGCAACGTTGCTGAAGCAGGGATACAAGATCATCGGCACGCCGGAAGGCGGGCAGCGCATCGTCCAGCCCGCCGGGCCGAACAGCGCGCTGGGCCGGTTGAAGTTCGATTTCAACAATCCCTTCGCGGTCTATCTGCACGACACGCCCGCGCGGGCGAAGTTCCAGAGCTATGACCGGCTTGCCAGCCATGGCTGCATCCGTCTCGAAAAGCCGGTGCCGCTGGCCGAGATGATGGTGACGGGCGATCCCAAGCTGGCGGGGCAGATCCAGACGCTGATCGACGAAGGCAAGACGCAGCGCGTGTCCTTGCCGCAGCAAGTGGCCGTCTACCTGCTTTACTGGACTGCCTTTCCGGGGAGCGACGGGGTGATGAACTTCCGGTCGGACCCCTATGGCTGGGACAAGCTGCTCGCCCAGAAGATCGAGGCGTCCAGCCGCCGCGTCGATCCCACGACCGACCATTCGACCGCCATCGCATCGAAGGATTGA
- the hisH gene encoding imidazole glycerol phosphate synthase subunit HisH → MTSLALIDYGAGNLHSVHNALRKAGARDVTITADADVVAKADRIVLPGVGAFRACHDALVAIPGMVEAMDAAVNRRGVPFLGVCVGMQLLADAGEEFGRHEGLGWIPGTVKLIEPADPAIKVPHMGWNDVILRGDPPLLESGEAYFLHSYHFEADDPAHVAAVTDHGGPLVAAVARDTIIGCQFHPEKSQNYGLSFLSRFLEWRP, encoded by the coding sequence GTGACCTCCCTTGCCCTCATCGATTATGGCGCGGGCAATCTTCATTCGGTGCACAACGCCCTGCGAAAGGCCGGCGCGCGAGATGTAACGATCACCGCCGACGCGGATGTCGTGGCGAAGGCGGACCGGATCGTGCTGCCGGGCGTCGGCGCTTTCCGGGCCTGCCACGATGCGCTGGTGGCGATCCCCGGCATGGTCGAGGCGATGGACGCGGCGGTGAACCGGCGCGGCGTTCCCTTTCTGGGCGTGTGCGTGGGGATGCAGTTGCTCGCGGACGCGGGCGAGGAATTCGGACGGCATGAAGGGCTGGGTTGGATTCCCGGCACCGTGAAGCTGATCGAGCCGGCCGATCCGGCGATCAAGGTGCCGCATATGGGCTGGAACGACGTGATCCTGCGCGGCGACCCGCCTCTGCTGGAGTCGGGCGAGGCCTATTTCCTCCACAGCTATCATTTCGAAGCCGATGATCCGGCCCATGTCGCCGCCGTCACCGACCATGGCGGGCCGCTGGTCGCAGCCGTCGCGCGTGACACCATCATCGGTTGCCAGTTTCACCCGGAAAAGAGCCAGAACTATGGCCTTTCCTTCCTCTCCCGCTTTCTGGAGTGGCGTCCTTGA
- a CDS encoding SspB family protein, producing the protein MSEDLPDSLIPYDEIVQEALRAVVGRVLGEVEETGGLPGNHHFYITFKTQASGVDIPTRLIERFPDEMTIVLQNKFWDLKVSEDMFQVSLTFNQVAAHLVIPFAAITAFVDPAVNFALQFQVQADAVPEPHEEAENDVPDVKAEDGSNVVTVDFGKKK; encoded by the coding sequence ATGAGTGAAGACCTGCCCGACAGCCTGATTCCCTATGATGAAATCGTGCAAGAAGCGCTGCGCGCCGTCGTCGGTCGTGTGCTGGGGGAGGTGGAGGAGACCGGAGGCCTGCCGGGAAACCATCATTTCTACATCACTTTCAAGACGCAGGCGTCGGGCGTCGACATCCCGACCCGGCTGATCGAGCGCTTTCCCGACGAAATGACCATCGTCCTTCAGAACAAATTCTGGGATCTCAAGGTCAGCGAGGACATGTTCCAGGTCAGCCTGACCTTCAATCAGGTCGCGGCCCACCTTGTCATTCCCTTTGCGGCGATCACCGCTTTCGTCGATCCGGCGGTCAATTTCGCGCTCCAATTCCAGGTGCAGGCCGATGCCGTGCCCGAACCGCATGAAGAAGCGGAAAACGACGTGCCGGACGTGAAGGCGGAAGACGGTTCCAATGTCGTGACGGTAGATTTCGGGAAGAAGAAATAA
- a CDS encoding PEP-CTERM sorting domain-containing protein encodes MKLNKMLLAAGVAGLVGAATPAQATFGCGWWKQCGGSSGGNSSGGSSSGGATPVPEPEQLGLFAMGIAVLGFRTFRARRKRK; translated from the coding sequence ATGAAACTGAACAAGATGCTTCTCGCCGCTGGCGTCGCCGGTCTGGTCGGTGCAGCCACGCCCGCTCAGGCGACCTTCGGCTGCGGATGGTGGAAGCAGTGCGGCGGCTCGTCCGGTGGCAACTCATCGGGGGGCAGCTCGTCGGGCGGCGCCACGCCGGTGCCTGAGCCGGAGCAGCTCGGCCTGTTCGCCATGGGCATCGCGGTTCTGGGCTTCCGCACCTTTCGCGCCCGCCGCAAGCGCAAATAA
- a CDS encoding phosphoribosyl-ATP diphosphatase, whose product MRATLHQLEQTIARRRSADPSQSYVAKLTSRGRAKIAQKVGEEAVETVIAALSGDTADTIGESADLLFHLFVLLADCGIPLDSVLDELERREGLSGLAEKAARPD is encoded by the coding sequence ATGCGCGCGACCCTTCATCAATTGGAACAAACCATCGCCCGGCGACGGTCCGCCGACCCGTCGCAATCCTATGTGGCGAAGCTGACATCCAGAGGGCGCGCCAAGATCGCGCAGAAGGTGGGCGAAGAGGCGGTCGAAACCGTCATCGCGGCGCTGAGCGGCGACACCGCCGACACCATCGGCGAAAGCGCGGACCTGCTATTCCATCTTTTCGTGCTGCTTGCCGATTGCGGCATACCGCTCGATTCCGTCCTGGATGAGCTGGAACGGCGCGAGGGACTGTCGGGTCTCGCCGAAAAGGCCGCGCGCCCGGACTGA